A region from the Tachysurus vachellii isolate PV-2020 chromosome 25, HZAU_Pvac_v1, whole genome shotgun sequence genome encodes:
- the pde7a gene encoding high affinity cAMP-specific 3',5'-cyclic phosphodiesterase 7A isoform X4 encodes MEVCYQLPVLPLDRPVPKHVLSRRGAISFSSSSSLFGAPDPRQLAQRRGAISYDSSDQTALYIRMLDVRVRSQAGFEPERRGSHPYLGVDFRTLHSRAESAGSIPARRIRRLFSFQRHLLSSRLLRGAPHLNPLHILDEDYCGQARCMLEKVGSWNFDIFLFDRLTNGNSLVHLTLYLLNHYGLIELFQLDMVKVRRFLVLIQEDYHNHNPYHNSVHAADVTQAMHCYLKEPKLAKSLTSCDILLGLLAAATHDLDHPGVNQPFLIKTNHYLASLYRNTSVLENHHWRSAVGLLRETKLFSHLPSEDSVNMERQLGSLILATDISRQNEYLSRFRKHLDQEELCLGNASHRHFILQMALKCADICNPCRPWELSKQWSEKVTEEFFHQGDIEKKHKLEVSPLCDSDTNSTADVQIGFMTYVVEPLFAEWARFSDTRLSQTMLGHLCLNKASWKALQPEEAEFEQDGGSRALPQGRVES; translated from the exons AGACGTGGCGCAATCTCTTACGACAGTTCTGATCAAACTGCTCTGTATATTCGCATGCTAG ATGTGAGAGTGAGAAGCCAGGCAGGATTTGAACCCGAGCGAAGAGGCTCGCACCCGTACCTGGGTGTCGATTTCCGCACCTTACACT ccCGTGCCGAGTCAGCGGGATCGATTCCAGCCCGGAGGATCCGCAGGCTGTTCAGTTTCCAGCGTCACCTCCTGTCGTCCCGGTTACTGCGCGGAGCGCCGCACCTGAACCCCCTGCACATCCTAGATGAAGATTACTGCGGACAAGCCAGG TGTATGTTGGAAAAGGTTGGGAGCTGgaattttgacattttcctCTTCGACAGGCTGACAAACG GAAACAGCCTCGTCCACTTGACCTTATATCTGCTAAATCATTACGGCTTAATTGAGCTCTTCCAGTTGGACATGGTTAAAGTACGGCGCTTTTTAG TACTGATTCAGGAGGATTACCACAATCACAACCCATACCATAACTCGGTCCATGCTGCTGACGTGACCCAGGCCATGCACTGTTACCTGAAGGAGCCCAAG CTTGCCAAGTCCCTCACTTCCTGTGATATCCTCTTGGGCCTTCTGGCAGCAGCCACTCATGACCTGGACCACCCCGGGGTCAATCAACCATTTCTCATCAAAACCAACCATTACCTAGCCTCTTTGTACAGG aatacCTCAGTTCTGGAGAACCATCACTGGAGGTCGGCAGTGGGTTTGCTGCGAGAGACTAAGCTTTTCTCCCATCTTCCCTCAGAGGACAG TGTGAACATGGAGAGGCAGTTGGGTTCTCTGATTCTGGCCACAGATATCAGCAGGCAGAACGAATACCTGTCCAGGTTTAGGAAGCATCTGGACCAGGAGGAGCTGTGTCTGGGAAATGCCTCTCACCGCCACTTCATCCTGCAG aTGGCCCTGAAGTGTGCAGATATCTGTAACCCATGTAGGCCTTGGGAACTCAGCAAGCAGTGGAGTGAAAAGGTTACTGAAGAATTCTTCCACCAAG GAGACATCGAGAAAAAGCACAAACTTGAAGTGAGCCCACTGTGCGACAGCGACACGAACTCTACAGCGGATGTCCAGATCG GTTTCATGACGTACGTGGTGGAGCCGCTGTTCGCAGAGTGGGCTCGTTTCTCAGACACGCGTCTCTCTCAGACCATGCTGGGTCACCTGTGCCTGAACAAAGCCAGCTGGAAGGCCCTGCAGCCAGAGGAGGCCGAGTTCGAGCAGGACGGCGGCTCCAGAGCCTTACCTCAGGGAAGAGTCGAGTCCTGA
- the pde7a gene encoding high affinity cAMP-specific 3',5'-cyclic phosphodiesterase 7A isoform X3: MEVCYQLPVLPLDRPVPKHVLSRRGAISFSSSSSLFGAPDPRQLAQRRGAISYDSSDQTALYIRMLGDVRVRSQAGFEPERRGSHPYLGVDFRTLHSRAESAGSIPARRIRRLFSFQRHLLSSRLLRGAPHLNPLHILDEDYCGQARCMLEKVGSWNFDIFLFDRLTNGNSLVHLTLYLLNHYGLIELFQLDMVKVRRFLVLIQEDYHNHNPYHNSVHAADVTQAMHCYLKEPKLAKSLTSCDILLGLLAAATHDLDHPGVNQPFLIKTNHYLASLYRNTSVLENHHWRSAVGLLRETKLFSHLPSEDSVNMERQLGSLILATDISRQNEYLSRFRKHLDQEELCLGNASHRHFILQMALKCADICNPCRPWELSKQWSEKVTEEFFHQGDIEKKHKLEVSPLCDSDTNSTADVQIGFMTYVVEPLFAEWARFSDTRLSQTMLGHLCLNKASWKALQPEEAEFEQDGGSRALPQGRVES, translated from the exons AGACGTGGCGCAATCTCTTACGACAGTTCTGATCAAACTGCTCTGTATATTCGCATGCTAG GAGATGTGAGAGTGAGAAGCCAGGCAGGATTTGAACCCGAGCGAAGAGGCTCGCACCCGTACCTGGGTGTCGATTTCCGCACCTTACACT ccCGTGCCGAGTCAGCGGGATCGATTCCAGCCCGGAGGATCCGCAGGCTGTTCAGTTTCCAGCGTCACCTCCTGTCGTCCCGGTTACTGCGCGGAGCGCCGCACCTGAACCCCCTGCACATCCTAGATGAAGATTACTGCGGACAAGCCAGG TGTATGTTGGAAAAGGTTGGGAGCTGgaattttgacattttcctCTTCGACAGGCTGACAAACG GAAACAGCCTCGTCCACTTGACCTTATATCTGCTAAATCATTACGGCTTAATTGAGCTCTTCCAGTTGGACATGGTTAAAGTACGGCGCTTTTTAG TACTGATTCAGGAGGATTACCACAATCACAACCCATACCATAACTCGGTCCATGCTGCTGACGTGACCCAGGCCATGCACTGTTACCTGAAGGAGCCCAAG CTTGCCAAGTCCCTCACTTCCTGTGATATCCTCTTGGGCCTTCTGGCAGCAGCCACTCATGACCTGGACCACCCCGGGGTCAATCAACCATTTCTCATCAAAACCAACCATTACCTAGCCTCTTTGTACAGG aatacCTCAGTTCTGGAGAACCATCACTGGAGGTCGGCAGTGGGTTTGCTGCGAGAGACTAAGCTTTTCTCCCATCTTCCCTCAGAGGACAG TGTGAACATGGAGAGGCAGTTGGGTTCTCTGATTCTGGCCACAGATATCAGCAGGCAGAACGAATACCTGTCCAGGTTTAGGAAGCATCTGGACCAGGAGGAGCTGTGTCTGGGAAATGCCTCTCACCGCCACTTCATCCTGCAG aTGGCCCTGAAGTGTGCAGATATCTGTAACCCATGTAGGCCTTGGGAACTCAGCAAGCAGTGGAGTGAAAAGGTTACTGAAGAATTCTTCCACCAAG GAGACATCGAGAAAAAGCACAAACTTGAAGTGAGCCCACTGTGCGACAGCGACACGAACTCTACAGCGGATGTCCAGATCG GTTTCATGACGTACGTGGTGGAGCCGCTGTTCGCAGAGTGGGCTCGTTTCTCAGACACGCGTCTCTCTCAGACCATGCTGGGTCACCTGTGCCTGAACAAAGCCAGCTGGAAGGCCCTGCAGCCAGAGGAGGCCGAGTTCGAGCAGGACGGCGGCTCCAGAGCCTTACCTCAGGGAAGAGTCGAGTCCTGA
- the pde7a gene encoding high affinity cAMP-specific 3',5'-cyclic phosphodiesterase 7A isoform X11: MLGDVRVRSQAGFEPERRGSHPYLGVDFRTLHSRAESAGSIPARRIRRLFSFQRHLLSSRLLRGAPHLNPLHILDEDYCGQARCMLEKVGSWNFDIFLFDRLTNGNSLVHLTLYLLNHYGLIELFQLDMVKVRRFLVLIQEDYHNHNPYHNSVHAADVTQAMHCYLKEPKLAKSLTSCDILLGLLAAATHDLDHPGVNQPFLIKTNHYLASLYRNTSVLENHHWRSAVGLLRETKLFSHLPSEDSVNMERQLGSLILATDISRQNEYLSRFRKHLDQEELCLGNASHRHFILQMALKCADICNPCRPWELSKQWSEKVTEEFFHQGDIEKKHKLEVSPLCDSDTNSTADVQIGFMTYVVEPLFAEWARFSDTRLSQTMLGHLCLNKASWKALQPEEAEFEQDGGSRALPQGRVES, encoded by the exons ATGCTAG GAGATGTGAGAGTGAGAAGCCAGGCAGGATTTGAACCCGAGCGAAGAGGCTCGCACCCGTACCTGGGTGTCGATTTCCGCACCTTACACT ccCGTGCCGAGTCAGCGGGATCGATTCCAGCCCGGAGGATCCGCAGGCTGTTCAGTTTCCAGCGTCACCTCCTGTCGTCCCGGTTACTGCGCGGAGCGCCGCACCTGAACCCCCTGCACATCCTAGATGAAGATTACTGCGGACAAGCCAGG TGTATGTTGGAAAAGGTTGGGAGCTGgaattttgacattttcctCTTCGACAGGCTGACAAACG GAAACAGCCTCGTCCACTTGACCTTATATCTGCTAAATCATTACGGCTTAATTGAGCTCTTCCAGTTGGACATGGTTAAAGTACGGCGCTTTTTAG TACTGATTCAGGAGGATTACCACAATCACAACCCATACCATAACTCGGTCCATGCTGCTGACGTGACCCAGGCCATGCACTGTTACCTGAAGGAGCCCAAG CTTGCCAAGTCCCTCACTTCCTGTGATATCCTCTTGGGCCTTCTGGCAGCAGCCACTCATGACCTGGACCACCCCGGGGTCAATCAACCATTTCTCATCAAAACCAACCATTACCTAGCCTCTTTGTACAGG aatacCTCAGTTCTGGAGAACCATCACTGGAGGTCGGCAGTGGGTTTGCTGCGAGAGACTAAGCTTTTCTCCCATCTTCCCTCAGAGGACAG TGTGAACATGGAGAGGCAGTTGGGTTCTCTGATTCTGGCCACAGATATCAGCAGGCAGAACGAATACCTGTCCAGGTTTAGGAAGCATCTGGACCAGGAGGAGCTGTGTCTGGGAAATGCCTCTCACCGCCACTTCATCCTGCAG aTGGCCCTGAAGTGTGCAGATATCTGTAACCCATGTAGGCCTTGGGAACTCAGCAAGCAGTGGAGTGAAAAGGTTACTGAAGAATTCTTCCACCAAG GAGACATCGAGAAAAAGCACAAACTTGAAGTGAGCCCACTGTGCGACAGCGACACGAACTCTACAGCGGATGTCCAGATCG GTTTCATGACGTACGTGGTGGAGCCGCTGTTCGCAGAGTGGGCTCGTTTCTCAGACACGCGTCTCTCTCAGACCATGCTGGGTCACCTGTGCCTGAACAAAGCCAGCTGGAAGGCCCTGCAGCCAGAGGAGGCCGAGTTCGAGCAGGACGGCGGCTCCAGAGCCTTACCTCAGGGAAGAGTCGAGTCCTGA
- the pde7a gene encoding high affinity cAMP-specific 3',5'-cyclic phosphodiesterase 7A isoform X10, which produces MLGACVIFKQLFSRDVRVRSQAGFEPERRGSHPYLGVDFRTLHSRAESAGSIPARRIRRLFSFQRHLLSSRLLRGAPHLNPLHILDEDYCGQARCMLEKVGSWNFDIFLFDRLTNGNSLVHLTLYLLNHYGLIELFQLDMVKVRRFLVLIQEDYHNHNPYHNSVHAADVTQAMHCYLKEPKLAKSLTSCDILLGLLAAATHDLDHPGVNQPFLIKTNHYLASLYRNTSVLENHHWRSAVGLLRETKLFSHLPSEDSVNMERQLGSLILATDISRQNEYLSRFRKHLDQEELCLGNASHRHFILQMALKCADICNPCRPWELSKQWSEKVTEEFFHQGDIEKKHKLEVSPLCDSDTNSTADVQIGFMTYVVEPLFAEWARFSDTRLSQTMLGHLCLNKASWKALQPEEAEFEQDGGSRALPQGRVES; this is translated from the exons ATGCTAG GGGCTTGTGTAATATTCAAACAGCTGTTTTCAA GAGATGTGAGAGTGAGAAGCCAGGCAGGATTTGAACCCGAGCGAAGAGGCTCGCACCCGTACCTGGGTGTCGATTTCCGCACCTTACACT ccCGTGCCGAGTCAGCGGGATCGATTCCAGCCCGGAGGATCCGCAGGCTGTTCAGTTTCCAGCGTCACCTCCTGTCGTCCCGGTTACTGCGCGGAGCGCCGCACCTGAACCCCCTGCACATCCTAGATGAAGATTACTGCGGACAAGCCAGG TGTATGTTGGAAAAGGTTGGGAGCTGgaattttgacattttcctCTTCGACAGGCTGACAAACG GAAACAGCCTCGTCCACTTGACCTTATATCTGCTAAATCATTACGGCTTAATTGAGCTCTTCCAGTTGGACATGGTTAAAGTACGGCGCTTTTTAG TACTGATTCAGGAGGATTACCACAATCACAACCCATACCATAACTCGGTCCATGCTGCTGACGTGACCCAGGCCATGCACTGTTACCTGAAGGAGCCCAAG CTTGCCAAGTCCCTCACTTCCTGTGATATCCTCTTGGGCCTTCTGGCAGCAGCCACTCATGACCTGGACCACCCCGGGGTCAATCAACCATTTCTCATCAAAACCAACCATTACCTAGCCTCTTTGTACAGG aatacCTCAGTTCTGGAGAACCATCACTGGAGGTCGGCAGTGGGTTTGCTGCGAGAGACTAAGCTTTTCTCCCATCTTCCCTCAGAGGACAG TGTGAACATGGAGAGGCAGTTGGGTTCTCTGATTCTGGCCACAGATATCAGCAGGCAGAACGAATACCTGTCCAGGTTTAGGAAGCATCTGGACCAGGAGGAGCTGTGTCTGGGAAATGCCTCTCACCGCCACTTCATCCTGCAG aTGGCCCTGAAGTGTGCAGATATCTGTAACCCATGTAGGCCTTGGGAACTCAGCAAGCAGTGGAGTGAAAAGGTTACTGAAGAATTCTTCCACCAAG GAGACATCGAGAAAAAGCACAAACTTGAAGTGAGCCCACTGTGCGACAGCGACACGAACTCTACAGCGGATGTCCAGATCG GTTTCATGACGTACGTGGTGGAGCCGCTGTTCGCAGAGTGGGCTCGTTTCTCAGACACGCGTCTCTCTCAGACCATGCTGGGTCACCTGTGCCTGAACAAAGCCAGCTGGAAGGCCCTGCAGCCAGAGGAGGCCGAGTTCGAGCAGGACGGCGGCTCCAGAGCCTTACCTCAGGGAAGAGTCGAGTCCTGA